One stretch of Cedecea neteri DNA includes these proteins:
- the alsB gene encoding D-allose transporter substrate-binding protein — protein MNKYLKIFSGAAMGLMLSTSAFAAADYAVVLKTLSNPYWVDMKKGIEDEAKTLGVSVDIFASPSEGDFQSQLQLFEDLTNKKYKGIAFAPLSSVNLVVPVANAWKKGIYLVNLDEKIDMDNLKKAGGNVEAFVTTDNVAVGAKGAGFIIDKLGAAGGEVAIIEGKAGNASGEARRVGASGAFKKASQIKLVASQPADWDRIKALDVATNVLQRNPNLKAFYCANDTMAMGVAQAVANAGKNGKVLVVGTDGIPEARKMVDAGQMTATVAQNPGDIGATGLKLLVDAAKTGKVIALDKAPQFSLVDSVLVTK, from the coding sequence ATGAATAAATATCTGAAAATATTCAGCGGCGCTGCTATGGGCCTGATGTTATCCACCAGCGCTTTTGCCGCTGCCGATTACGCGGTGGTATTAAAAACATTATCCAACCCTTATTGGGTGGATATGAAAAAAGGTATTGAAGATGAAGCCAAAACGCTGGGCGTTAGCGTTGATATTTTTGCTTCACCTTCGGAGGGTGATTTCCAGTCGCAATTACAGCTTTTTGAAGATTTAACGAATAAAAAATACAAAGGCATCGCTTTTGCGCCGCTTTCCTCGGTAAATCTCGTGGTGCCCGTGGCGAACGCCTGGAAGAAAGGCATTTACCTGGTCAACCTCGATGAAAAAATCGATATGGATAACCTGAAAAAAGCCGGCGGTAACGTCGAAGCCTTTGTTACCACCGATAACGTCGCGGTCGGCGCGAAGGGCGCAGGCTTCATCATCGATAAGCTTGGTGCCGCGGGCGGTGAAGTGGCAATTATCGAAGGGAAAGCAGGTAATGCCTCCGGCGAAGCCCGCCGCGTGGGAGCCAGCGGTGCGTTTAAAAAAGCCAGCCAGATTAAGCTCGTCGCCAGCCAACCCGCAGACTGGGACCGCATCAAGGCGCTCGACGTGGCGACCAACGTACTGCAGCGTAACCCAAACCTGAAAGCCTTCTATTGTGCGAACGACACGATGGCAATGGGCGTAGCGCAGGCGGTAGCCAACGCCGGTAAAAACGGAAAAGTGCTGGTCGTCGGCACCGACGGTATTCCGGAAGCACGCAAAATGGTTGATGCAGGGCAGATGACCGCCACCGTTGCCCAAAATCCGGGTGACATCGGTGCGACCGGCCTGAAGCTACTGGTTGACGCGGCAAAAACCGGCAAGGTGATTGCGCTGGATAAAGCGCCGCAGTTCAGCCTGGTGGATTCGGTGCTGGTGACGAAATAG
- the alsA gene encoding D-allose ABC transporter ATP-binding protein AlsA, with translation MVTPYIAMAGIGKSFGPVHALKSVDLTIFPGEIHALLGENGAGKSTLMKVLSGIHEPTKGTITINNVNYEKLDHKLAAQLGIGIIYQELSVIDELTVLENLYIGRHTTKKVFGINIVDWKEMRIRAAMMLLRVGLKVDLDEKVGNLSISHKQMLEIAKTLMLDAKVIIMDEPTSSLTNKEVDYLFLIMNQLRKEGTAMVYISHKLAEIRRICDRYTVMKDGSSVCSGLVGDVSNDDIVRLMVGRELQNRFSAMKESAGNVERDVVFEVKNVTSRDRKKVKGISFSVNRGEILGFSGLVGSGRTELMDCLFGVDKRSSGEILLNGKNISPRSPMDALKKGMGYITESRRDNGFFANFSIAQNMAVSQSLKRGGYKGAMGLFNEAEERKIAEAQRQLLALKCHSVDQNITELSGGNQQKVLISKWLCCNPEVLIFDEPTRGIDVGAKAEIYKVMRQLADDGKVILMVSSELPEIIAVCDRIAVFCEGRLTQILTNRDDISEEEIMAWALPQE, from the coding sequence ATGGTCACGCCATACATTGCAATGGCGGGGATCGGCAAATCCTTTGGTCCGGTTCACGCATTAAAATCGGTTGATTTAACAATATTCCCCGGCGAAATTCACGCCCTTCTCGGGGAAAATGGTGCAGGTAAATCAACCCTGATGAAAGTCCTGTCGGGTATTCATGAACCGACCAAAGGCACCATTACGATTAATAATGTTAATTATGAAAAGCTCGATCATAAATTAGCGGCTCAGCTCGGCATTGGCATTATTTATCAAGAACTCAGCGTCATTGATGAATTAACCGTTTTAGAAAACCTTTATATTGGTCGCCATACAACAAAAAAAGTCTTCGGGATTAATATTGTTGACTGGAAAGAGATGCGTATTCGCGCCGCGATGATGCTTTTACGTGTCGGTTTAAAAGTGGATCTCGATGAAAAGGTGGGTAATTTATCCATCAGTCACAAGCAAATGCTAGAAATTGCCAAAACATTAATGCTGGACGCCAAAGTTATTATTATGGATGAACCCACCTCTTCTTTAACCAATAAAGAAGTGGATTATCTTTTTCTCATCATGAACCAGCTGCGTAAAGAAGGCACGGCGATGGTGTATATCTCCCATAAGCTTGCCGAAATCCGCCGTATCTGCGACCGCTACACGGTGATGAAGGACGGCAGCAGCGTCTGCAGCGGCCTGGTCGGCGACGTCTCCAACGACGACATTGTGCGCCTGATGGTTGGCCGCGAGCTGCAAAACCGCTTTAGCGCGATGAAAGAGAGCGCCGGGAACGTGGAGCGTGACGTGGTGTTTGAGGTGAAGAATGTCACCAGCCGCGACCGCAAAAAGGTGAAAGGCATTTCGTTCAGCGTCAACCGTGGCGAGATCCTGGGCTTTTCCGGCCTCGTAGGCTCCGGGCGCACCGAGCTGATGGACTGCCTGTTCGGCGTCGACAAACGCTCATCAGGGGAAATTCTGCTTAACGGCAAGAACATTTCACCCCGCTCGCCGATGGATGCGCTGAAAAAAGGCATGGGCTACATCACCGAAAGCCGCCGGGATAACGGCTTCTTCGCCAACTTCTCCATTGCGCAGAACATGGCCGTCAGCCAGAGCCTCAAGCGCGGCGGCTACAAAGGCGCGATGGGGCTGTTTAACGAAGCCGAAGAACGAAAAATTGCCGAAGCTCAGCGCCAGCTGCTGGCGCTCAAATGCCACAGCGTCGATCAGAACATTACCGAGCTTTCCGGCGGCAACCAGCAGAAGGTACTGATTTCTAAGTGGCTGTGCTGCAACCCGGAAGTGCTTATCTTCGATGAGCCTACGCGTGGGATCGACGTCGGCGCTAAGGCCGAAATTTACAAAGTAATGAGGCAGCTGGCGGATGACGGAAAGGTCATTCTGATGGTGTCGTCTGAGCTTCCCGAAATTATCGCCGTCTGCGACCGCATTGCCGTGTTCTGCGAAGGGCGGCTGACGCAAATCCTGACCAATCGCGACGATATCAGCGAAGAGGAGATTATGGCATGGGCATTACCAC
- the rpiB gene encoding bifunctional allose-6-phosphate isomerase/ribose-5-phosphate isomerase RpiB has product MKKIAFGCDHVGFLLKAEIVAHLEEKGIEVLDKGTWSGERTDYPLYASAVAQAVVNGEAEGGILICGTGVGISITANKFPGIRAVVCSEPYSALLSRQHNNTNVLAFGSRVVGLDLAKMIVDAWLSGQFEGGRHQARVEAISALESPGI; this is encoded by the coding sequence ATGAAAAAAATTGCATTTGGCTGCGATCACGTCGGCTTCCTGCTGAAGGCAGAAATTGTGGCGCATCTTGAGGAAAAAGGGATTGAGGTGCTGGACAAAGGGACCTGGTCCGGGGAGCGTACAGATTACCCGCTTTACGCCAGCGCCGTAGCGCAGGCCGTGGTAAACGGCGAAGCCGAGGGCGGCATTTTGATTTGCGGCACCGGCGTGGGCATATCTATCACCGCCAACAAGTTTCCCGGCATCCGGGCGGTGGTGTGCAGCGAGCCTTATTCTGCGTTGCTTTCCCGCCAGCACAATAACACCAACGTGCTGGCCTTCGGCTCACGAGTCGTCGGGCTGGATTTGGCCAAAATGATCGTCGACGCGTGGTTAAGCGGGCAGTTTGAAGGCGGACGACATCAGGCGAGGGTCGAGGCTATAAGCGCGCTGGAATCGCCGGGAATTTGA
- the yjdP gene encoding DDRRRQL repeat protein YjdP, with the protein MKPYAAALLLGTLYLASQFAQADVIDDAIGNIQQAFSDAYKPGDDRVYHDDSDDEAAQRRLSRQDEARYRQLEDRRRSLDDRQNQLDRERQQLDDDERRLQDDDDR; encoded by the coding sequence ATGAAACCTTATGCCGCCGCGCTGCTGCTCGGCACGCTGTACCTGGCCTCGCAGTTCGCGCAGGCCGACGTGATTGATGACGCCATTGGCAATATCCAGCAGGCGTTTAGCGATGCTTATAAACCCGGCGACGACCGCGTTTATCATGACGATAGCGATGACGAAGCGGCTCAGCGCAGGCTCAGCCGCCAGGATGAAGCGCGCTACCGCCAGCTGGAAGACAGGCGTCGCAGCCTTGATGACCGCCAGAACCAGCTTGACCGTGAACGCCAGCAGTTGGATGACGATGAGCGGCGCCTGCAGGACGACGACGACCGTTAA
- the phnP gene encoding phosphonate metabolism protein PhnP, with protein MTLTLTLSGTGGAQLVPAWGCGCAACARACSNPAHRRRPCSAVIRYNDAVTLVDAGLPDLMESWQPGDFQQFLLTHYHMDHVQGLFPLRWGVGEKIPVYGPPDEQGCDDLFKHPGLLDFSHTVEPFVAFTLQALRVTPLPLLHSKLTFGYLFETAYSRLAWLSDTAGLPDKTLKFLAANRPEVVVIDCSREPWPETPKNHCDLTTVIALNEQIGSPRVVLTHISHQFDEWLMHNSLPAGFEAGFDGMEIVLD; from the coding sequence ATGACGCTCACGCTAACGCTTAGCGGCACCGGCGGGGCGCAGCTTGTTCCCGCCTGGGGCTGCGGCTGCGCGGCCTGTGCACGGGCGTGCAGCAACCCCGCTCATCGCCGCCGTCCGTGCAGCGCGGTAATCAGGTATAACGACGCGGTTACGCTGGTGGATGCGGGGCTACCCGATCTGATGGAGAGCTGGCAGCCCGGTGATTTTCAGCAGTTTTTGCTCACCCACTACCATATGGATCACGTCCAGGGGTTGTTCCCGCTGCGCTGGGGCGTGGGCGAGAAAATCCCGGTTTACGGCCCGCCGGATGAACAGGGCTGCGACGATCTGTTTAAACATCCTGGCCTGCTGGATTTTAGCCATACCGTGGAGCCGTTTGTTGCCTTTACCCTTCAGGCGCTGCGCGTCACGCCGCTGCCGCTGCTGCACTCAAAGCTGACGTTTGGTTATCTGTTTGAAACGGCCTACAGCAGGCTGGCGTGGCTGAGCGATACGGCGGGGCTGCCGGACAAAACCCTGAAGTTTCTGGCCGCCAACCGCCCGGAAGTGGTGGTGATAGATTGCAGCCGCGAACCCTGGCCAGAAACGCCAAAAAATCACTGTGACTTAACGACCGTCATCGCGCTGAACGAACAGATTGGTAGCCCCCGAGTCGTGCTGACGCACATCAGCCACCAGTTTGATGAATGGCTGATGCACAACTCGCTTCCCGCTGGCTTTGAAGCTGGTTTTGACGGCATGGAAATCGTGCTGGATTAA
- a CDS encoding MurR/RpiR family transcriptional regulator, producing MSQSDIDSQQPFGIGLAPWLRMKQEGMTDNESRIVDWLLKPGNLSDAPAIKDVAEALAVSEAMIVKVSKLLGFSGFRNLRSALVAYFSESEQVLPTELAFDEAPQDVVNKVFNITLRTIMEGQSIVNVDEIHRAARYFAQAKQRDLYGVGGSNSICNDIQHKFLRIGVRCQAYQDAHIMMMSASLLKEGDVVLVVSHSGRTGDLKAAVELAKKNGAKIICITHSYHSPIARLADFIICSPAPETPLLGRNASARILQLTLLDALFVSVAQQNIEQATLNMQKTGAIVDFFSPGALK from the coding sequence ATGAGTCAGTCAGATATTGATTCACAACAGCCGTTCGGCATCGGCCTTGCCCCCTGGCTGCGCATGAAGCAGGAGGGGATGACGGACAACGAAAGCCGTATCGTCGACTGGTTGTTAAAGCCCGGTAATCTGAGCGATGCCCCGGCGATTAAAGACGTTGCCGAAGCCCTTGCGGTGTCGGAAGCGATGATTGTGAAGGTGTCGAAACTGCTGGGTTTCAGCGGTTTTCGTAACCTGCGCAGCGCGCTGGTCGCCTACTTTTCCGAGTCAGAGCAGGTGCTGCCGACCGAGCTGGCGTTCGACGAAGCGCCGCAGGACGTGGTCAATAAGGTGTTTAACATTACCTTACGCACCATTATGGAAGGTCAGTCGATCGTTAACGTCGACGAGATTCATCGCGCGGCACGCTATTTCGCGCAGGCAAAACAGCGTGATTTGTACGGCGTTGGCGGCTCGAACTCCATATGTAACGACATCCAGCACAAGTTCCTGCGCATCGGCGTGCGCTGCCAGGCCTATCAGGATGCGCACATCATGATGATGTCGGCCTCGCTGCTTAAAGAAGGTGACGTGGTGCTGGTGGTTTCCCACTCAGGGCGCACCGGCGATTTAAAAGCGGCGGTTGAGCTGGCGAAAAAGAACGGCGCAAAAATAATTTGCATTACCCATAGCTATCATTCACCTATAGCACGGCTGGCCGATTTTATTATTTGTTCGCCAGCCCCAGAGACGCCTTTATTAGGCCGCAACGCCTCCGCGCGTATATTACAATTAACGTTACTCGATGCTTTATTTGTTTCAGTCGCACAGCAAAACATTGAACAGGCAACATTAAATATGCAAAAAACCGGCGCTATTGTGGATTTCTTTTCACCTGGCGCGCTGAAGTAA